The following are from one region of the Paenibacillus protaetiae genome:
- a CDS encoding DUF4247 domain-containing protein, whose product MLAACGIGDSIKENYPLVSASGSGSQTSYVYRAAGETVPQVAAKLADQKHPEQQSEQSGDRMFLVYPDEIINLQKSPDNPADTLIEVDSKSYVQHNYNPSFLEGYLLASVIGSLFDHGKYSGGDYRGYSSKDTYQPQTKYRTPTEQDKKAAPPVTVNKTGSIFKRSKTADSTAVGSGSSDSGSTSSKVGKILRNDKSSSSLGSGSSSKSSSKSSGGVLKKKSYSAPKVKMGRSKITRRR is encoded by the coding sequence ATGCTGGCGGCATGCGGAATCGGCGATTCCATCAAGGAAAACTATCCGCTTGTATCCGCAAGCGGCTCCGGCAGCCAGACCTCTTATGTGTACCGTGCAGCCGGAGAGACCGTGCCGCAGGTCGCTGCCAAGCTTGCCGATCAGAAGCATCCCGAGCAGCAGTCGGAACAAAGCGGCGACCGGATGTTTCTCGTCTACCCGGACGAAATCATTAACCTGCAAAAATCGCCCGATAACCCGGCAGACACGCTAATTGAGGTTGATTCCAAGTCATACGTTCAGCATAATTATAATCCGTCTTTCCTGGAAGGTTATTTGCTGGCCAGCGTAATCGGCAGCTTGTTCGACCACGGCAAGTACAGCGGCGGCGATTACCGCGGCTACTCCAGCAAAGATACTTATCAGCCGCAGACGAAATACCGGACGCCTACCGAACAGGATAAAAAAGCCGCACCGCCGGTTACAGTAAACAAAACAGGCTCCATCTTCAAGCGGTCCAAAACGGCGGATTCCACAGCCGTCGGAAGCGGCTCTTCCGACTCCGGATCTACATCATCAAAAGTCGGCAAAATATTGCGTAACGACAAAAGCAGCTCCAGCCTCGGATCGGGATCAAGCAGCAAGTCCAGCAGCAAATCAAGCGGCGGCGTGCTCAAAAAGAAAAGCTATTCGGCGCCCAAAGTAAAAATGGGCCGAAGCAAAATAACAAGACGACGGTGA
- the rplT gene encoding 50S ribosomal protein L20 translates to MARVKGGFVRTRRRKRILKLAKGYFGSKHRLFKTAKEQVNKSLLYAYRDRRQVKRDFRKLWIVRINAAARQNGLSYSKFMYGLKLAGVQVNRKMLADLAVNDIGAFNSLAGVAKQNINA, encoded by the coding sequence ATGGCAAGAGTTAAAGGCGGTTTTGTCCGCACTCGTCGTCGCAAAAGAATTCTGAAGCTCGCAAAAGGTTATTTCGGTTCCAAACACCGTTTATTTAAAACAGCAAAAGAGCAAGTTAACAAATCGCTTCTGTACGCATACCGCGACCGTCGCCAAGTTAAACGCGACTTCCGCAAACTGTGGATCGTTCGTATCAACGCTGCAGCTCGCCAAAACGGCCTGTCCTACAGCAAATTCATGTACGGCCTGAAACTGGCTGGCGTACAAGTAAACCGCAAAATGCTGGCTGACCTGGCAGTGAACGACATTGGCGCGTTCAACTCCCTGGCTGGCGTAGCAAAACAAAACATCAACGCCTAG
- the rpmI gene encoding 50S ribosomal protein L35: MPKMKTHSSLKDRFKITGTGKVKRYKAFRNHLLSHKSGRQKRGLAEHPLMAPGDVRRLKQGLSNLK; encoded by the coding sequence ATGCCTAAGATGAAAACACACAGCAGTTTGAAAGACCGTTTCAAAATTACTGGTACGGGTAAAGTGAAACGCTACAAAGCGTTCAGAAACCACTTGCTTTCCCACAAATCCGGACGTCAAAAACGCGGTCTGGCTGAGCATCCGCTCATGGCACCAGGCGACGTACGTCGTCTGAAACAAGGCCTTTCCAACCTGAAATAA
- the infC gene encoding translation initiation factor IF-3, with amino-acid sequence MVRHLIWRWQIISREHQINDEIRAREVRVVGADGEQIGIKPVREALQLAADLNLDLVNVAPAAKPPVCRIMDYGKFRYEQQKKEKEARKNQKVVDVKEVWFRANIDEHDYQTKYRNVVKFLGEGDKVKASVRFRGREIAHAAIGQRVLERLSQEVADLCVIERAPKLEGRAMIMILAPKSSS; translated from the coding sequence ATGGTCAGGCATTTAATATGGAGGTGGCAAATCATTAGCAGAGAACATCAAATTAACGATGAGATTCGGGCTAGAGAAGTACGTGTAGTTGGAGCGGACGGCGAACAGATCGGCATCAAACCGGTTCGAGAAGCTTTGCAGCTCGCTGCGGACTTGAATCTGGATCTGGTGAACGTCGCTCCTGCGGCCAAACCGCCTGTATGTCGGATAATGGACTATGGAAAATTCCGTTACGAGCAGCAGAAGAAAGAGAAGGAAGCACGCAAGAATCAGAAAGTTGTTGACGTGAAGGAAGTTTGGTTCCGCGCCAATATCGACGAACACGATTATCAAACGAAATATCGCAACGTCGTGAAGTTTCTTGGCGAAGGCGACAAAGTGAAAGCTTCTGTCCGCTTCCGCGGCCGTGAAATTGCGCATGCAGCGATCGGTCAGCGCGTGCTGGAACGCCTTTCTCAAGAAGTTGCCGATTTGTGCGTCATTGAGCGTGCTCCAAAGCTGGAAGGCCGCGCAATGATCATGATTCTGGCACCGAAGAGCAGCAGCTAA
- a CDS encoding glycosyltransferase family 2 protein: protein MFNTIMLVLQIAFALLGLYQLFLSFFGWRRKKETITHAPKKSFALLIAAHNEEQVVGALIENLLKLKYPRELFDIFVICDNCTDGTVSVVKSYEGVYACERTNPNLRGKGYAVEWMLKELWKMKRSYDGVVIFDADNLVATDFLDYMNNDLCNGAKVIQGYLDTKNPNDSWVSSANAINYWFCNRLWQLPRYNLGLSNFLGGTGMCFDAALLKEMGWGATSLVEDLEFTVRCIQRGIYPKFNFDAKVYDEKPITFRASARQRLRWMQGHFDVTRKYLLPVLWQGIKERSMVKIDAALYIFNGYNFLAGFFIGVVYYGDMILPGEPHLTSVYGLLPIWLTIPYMAYVLMQTPLAMMLERVEWKQYFRLITFPLFLLSWWPVTVHAFFTQNNKTWSHTQHTRVIRLEDVQSKQL from the coding sequence ATGTTTAACACCATTATGCTAGTGCTTCAAATCGCTTTTGCTTTACTGGGCTTGTACCAGCTGTTTCTGTCCTTTTTCGGCTGGCGCCGCAAAAAGGAAACCATTACGCACGCGCCTAAAAAATCGTTTGCGCTGCTCATTGCGGCACATAATGAGGAGCAGGTTGTCGGCGCATTGATCGAAAACCTGCTGAAGCTGAAATACCCGCGCGAGCTGTTCGACATCTTTGTCATTTGCGACAACTGCACAGACGGCACCGTCAGCGTAGTGAAGAGCTACGAGGGCGTATACGCCTGCGAACGCACCAATCCGAATCTGCGCGGTAAAGGTTACGCGGTGGAATGGATGCTGAAGGAACTTTGGAAGATGAAACGCAGCTATGACGGCGTTGTTATTTTCGACGCGGACAACTTGGTGGCGACAGACTTCCTCGATTACATGAACAATGACTTGTGCAACGGAGCGAAAGTGATCCAAGGTTATTTGGATACAAAAAATCCAAACGACTCGTGGGTCAGCTCGGCCAACGCCATCAACTACTGGTTCTGCAACCGGCTGTGGCAGCTGCCGCGCTACAATTTGGGCCTCTCCAACTTTTTGGGCGGCACCGGCATGTGCTTTGACGCCGCTTTGCTGAAAGAAATGGGCTGGGGCGCTACAAGCCTCGTCGAGGACTTGGAATTTACGGTCCGCTGCATTCAGCGCGGCATTTACCCGAAATTCAATTTCGATGCCAAAGTGTACGACGAGAAGCCGATTACGTTCCGCGCGTCCGCAAGGCAGCGCCTTCGCTGGATGCAGGGGCATTTTGACGTGACGCGCAAATATTTGCTGCCGGTGCTGTGGCAGGGGATTAAAGAGCGGAGCATGGTGAAAATCGATGCCGCCCTGTATATCTTCAACGGCTACAACTTCCTGGCCGGCTTCTTTATCGGCGTTGTTTATTACGGCGATATGATTTTGCCGGGCGAACCGCATCTGACTTCGGTATACGGCTTGCTGCCGATCTGGCTGACCATTCCGTATATGGCATACGTGCTGATGCAGACGCCGCTTGCGATGATGCTGGAGCGCGTCGAGTGGAAGCAATACTTCCGGCTCATTACGTTCCCGCTGTTCCTGCTGTCGTGGTGGCCGGTTACGGTCCATGCGTTTTTTACGCAAAACAACAAAACATGGAGCCATACGCAGCATACGCGCGTCATTCGCCTGGAGGATGTGCAAAGCAAGCAGCTGTAA
- a CDS encoding glycosyltransferase family 4 protein, which translates to MMRLALFTDTYEPEINGVARTLARWIAYLEKQGVACKVFAPSTEIAVRPQPGALPYKNSNSVSRFASLPFFMYPECRMALPNPRYIRKALQDFQPTMVHVATPFNLGLCGIHYAKKLNLPLMASYHTNFDRYLPFYNLQWMEKLLWRYMNWFHQDCSQIFVPTHSVRNELIERGWQADRLSIWSRGIDTSRFHDQADVGQWKEQLGIDKDAYVVLYAGRMAPEKQVDVAVQAFNQFRQRITGKAVLVLAGDGPSAPAIKELARKEGIEARFAGFQQQEALQQYYAAADVLLFPSPTETFGNVVLEAMACGTPVICANKGGVTDTVQHGKTGFLCEAGHSSDFADALERLYADRELADSFAKEGKTYSVNQSWDAIFAQLFEYCIELSETSRPPLGHIAN; encoded by the coding sequence ATGATGCGACTTGCGTTGTTTACGGATACTTATGAACCCGAGATCAATGGTGTGGCCCGCACGTTGGCAAGATGGATTGCGTACCTCGAAAAACAAGGCGTCGCCTGCAAAGTGTTTGCCCCTTCAACCGAAATTGCCGTCCGTCCCCAGCCCGGCGCTTTGCCTTACAAAAACTCCAATTCGGTTTCCCGCTTTGCCAGCCTTCCTTTTTTTATGTATCCGGAATGCCGCATGGCTTTGCCGAATCCGCGGTATATCCGCAAAGCGCTGCAAGACTTTCAGCCTACGATGGTTCATGTAGCCACTCCTTTCAATCTTGGCTTATGCGGCATCCATTATGCCAAAAAGCTGAATCTTCCCCTTATGGCTTCTTATCATACCAATTTCGACCGATATTTGCCGTTTTACAATTTGCAATGGATGGAAAAACTATTATGGAGGTATATGAACTGGTTCCATCAAGATTGCAGCCAAATCTTCGTGCCGACGCATTCGGTCAGAAACGAGCTGATTGAGCGCGGCTGGCAGGCGGACCGATTGTCGATCTGGAGCAGAGGCATTGATACAAGCCGTTTTCATGACCAGGCAGATGTCGGACAATGGAAGGAGCAGCTTGGCATCGACAAAGACGCCTACGTCGTTTTATATGCAGGACGTATGGCGCCTGAAAAACAAGTGGATGTAGCCGTTCAGGCGTTTAATCAGTTCCGTCAGCGCATAACAGGCAAGGCCGTGCTTGTGCTGGCCGGTGACGGCCCGTCTGCTCCGGCTATCAAGGAACTGGCCCGGAAGGAAGGGATCGAAGCCCGTTTTGCCGGCTTTCAGCAGCAGGAGGCGCTGCAGCAGTATTATGCAGCGGCGGATGTGCTGCTGTTTCCTTCGCCGACGGAAACATTCGGCAACGTTGTGCTGGAGGCAATGGCTTGCGGCACGCCTGTTATTTGCGCCAATAAAGGCGGCGTCACAGATACGGTGCAGCACGGAAAAACTGGTTTTTTATGTGAGGCCGGCCATTCTTCTGATTTTGCCGATGCTCTCGAACGGCTGTATGCGGACAGAGAACTGGCAGATTCTTTTGCCAAAGAAGGAAAAACATACAGCGTTAATCAGTCCTGGGACGCCATATTTGCGCAATTGTTCGAATACTGTATAGAATTGTCCGAAACCAGCCGTCCGCCGCTTGGACATATCGCAAATTAG
- a CDS encoding phosphatase PAP2 family protein — MRKTIGWLRTREQQLLLWANRRPAYKRNEWVGRWLSLITHTGGATFTLATALLAAWLAPSPWNITGWKCLLAVIISHIPVAIVKRKFRRLRPYQALPEVNTGKKPLKDSSFPSGHTTAIFAWLIPIVFMNMFLVVIVPLALLVGVSVGWSRMYLGLHYPSDVAAGAMLGATTAIAVEYLWMPFI, encoded by the coding sequence GTGAGGAAGACAATCGGGTGGCTGAGAACGAGAGAACAGCAATTGCTTCTTTGGGCCAATCGAAGGCCTGCGTATAAGCGCAATGAATGGGTTGGCAGATGGCTTAGTCTAATTACGCATACCGGCGGCGCTACCTTTACGCTTGCAACCGCATTGCTTGCGGCATGGCTAGCTCCTTCGCCATGGAACATAACCGGCTGGAAATGCCTGCTGGCCGTAATCATCAGCCACATTCCCGTCGCCATCGTCAAACGAAAATTCCGGCGGCTCCGCCCTTATCAAGCATTGCCCGAAGTAAACACAGGCAAAAAACCGCTGAAGGACTCCTCTTTCCCTTCCGGGCATACTACAGCTATTTTTGCCTGGCTTATTCCGATTGTATTCATGAATATGTTCCTGGTCGTTATTGTACCGCTTGCGCTGCTGGTCGGCGTTTCCGTAGGCTGGTCCCGCATGTATTTGGGACTGCATTATCCTTCCGACGTTGCCGCAGGGGCCATGCTGGGCGCCACAACGGCCATCGCCGTCGAATACTTGTGGATGCCGTTTATTTAA
- the trmB gene encoding tRNA (guanosine(46)-N7)-methyltransferase TrmB, with product MRLRGRKGILESLEQQPELVVLDAAPHRGKWHQFFGNNHPIYVELGMGKGRFISEMSVRNPHINFIGVDMYDELIRRASEKARNAWSGKGVESPPNLALLRANIEKIEEMFAPGELERIHLNFSDPWPKSKHARRRLTHPRFLKKYIEILNENGEIHFKTDSQSLFEFSLNSFAELELQMANISLNLHKDGPREDLVFTEYEGKFMEKGQNIHRCEVIIGEKALARYREAKHAAAAASKAAEEASREGEEAGLDD from the coding sequence ATGCGTTTAAGAGGCAGAAAAGGAATATTGGAAAGCTTGGAGCAGCAGCCCGAGCTGGTTGTGCTGGATGCTGCGCCGCACCGGGGGAAGTGGCATCAATTTTTCGGCAACAACCATCCGATCTATGTGGAGCTTGGCATGGGCAAAGGCCGCTTTATCAGTGAAATGAGCGTGCGCAATCCGCACATTAATTTTATCGGCGTCGACATGTACGACGAGCTGATCCGGCGCGCCAGCGAAAAAGCAAGAAACGCGTGGAGCGGCAAAGGCGTAGAATCGCCGCCTAACCTTGCGCTGCTGCGTGCTAATATTGAGAAAATCGAAGAAATGTTTGCGCCGGGAGAGCTGGAACGGATTCATTTGAACTTCAGCGATCCGTGGCCTAAAAGCAAACACGCGAGAAGACGGCTGACGCATCCCCGTTTTTTGAAAAAATATATCGAAATTTTGAACGAAAACGGTGAAATTCACTTTAAGACCGATTCGCAGTCGCTGTTTGAGTTTTCGCTTAACAGCTTTGCCGAGCTGGAACTGCAAATGGCCAATATTTCGCTGAATTTGCACAAGGACGGGCCGCGCGAAGATCTCGTGTTTACAGAATACGAAGGCAAGTTTATGGAAAAAGGGCAAAATATTCATCGCTGCGAAGTCATTATCGGCGAGAAGGCGCTTGCCCGTTACCGTGAAGCAAAACATGCGGCTGCCGCTGCCAGCAAAGCTGCGGAAGAAGCAAGCCGTGAAGGGGAAGAAGCCGGCCTTGATGATTAA
- a CDS encoding TIGR01212 family radical SAM protein (This family includes YhcC from E. coli K-12, an uncharacterized radical SAM protein.), which yields MQETPVTGSEPMLWMDKRFHTWNYEMRQQFGEKVFKVTLDAGFTCPNRDNTIAKGGCTFCSARGSGDFAGSRRDDLVTQFAKIRDRQHLKWPDAKYIGYFQAYTNTYAPLETLREYYEVILQQPGVVGLSIATRPDCLPDDVVDYLAELNERTYLWVEMGLQSVHESTSLLINRAHDTACYEDAVRRLRERGIRVCAHIIYGLPQETHGMMLATGRAVARMDVQGIKIHLLHLMRKTPMVKQYEAGLLRFLEQDEYIKLVADTLEFLPPEMIVHRLTGDAPRDLLIGPMWSTNKWAVLNGIDAELKRRGTWQGKLWTQE from the coding sequence ATGCAAGAAACACCCGTTACCGGCTCTGAGCCGATGCTTTGGATGGACAAGCGGTTCCATACCTGGAATTACGAAATGCGGCAGCAATTCGGGGAAAAGGTGTTCAAAGTCACCCTCGATGCCGGCTTTACCTGCCCGAATCGCGACAATACGATCGCGAAAGGCGGCTGCACGTTTTGCAGTGCAAGAGGATCGGGCGACTTTGCCGGAAGCCGGCGCGACGATCTTGTCACCCAGTTTGCGAAAATACGCGACCGGCAGCATCTCAAATGGCCGGATGCCAAATATATCGGTTACTTTCAAGCGTATACCAATACGTATGCGCCTCTCGAAACGCTCCGCGAATATTATGAGGTTATTTTGCAGCAGCCGGGGGTTGTCGGGCTTTCCATTGCGACCAGGCCGGACTGCTTGCCGGATGATGTCGTGGATTATTTAGCGGAGCTGAACGAACGGACGTATTTATGGGTGGAGATGGGTTTGCAGTCTGTTCACGAATCCACCTCGCTGCTGATCAACCGGGCGCATGATACAGCCTGCTATGAGGATGCGGTCCGCCGGCTGCGCGAACGCGGAATCCGGGTATGCGCGCATATTATTTACGGCCTGCCGCAGGAAACCCACGGCATGATGCTGGCAACCGGGCGGGCAGTTGCACGGATGGATGTGCAGGGCATTAAAATCCATTTGCTCCATCTGATGCGCAAAACGCCGATGGTCAAGCAATACGAAGCCGGCTTGCTGCGATTTCTGGAGCAGGATGAATATATCAAGCTTGTTGCCGATACGCTTGAATTTCTACCGCCGGAAATGATTGTGCACCGGCTGACGGGAGACGCTCCGCGCGATCTGCTGATCGGCCCGATGTGGAGCACAAACAAATGGGCGGTCCTGAACGGTATCGACGCCGAGCTGAAACGGCGCGGCACGTGGCAGGGCAAGCTTTGGACACAGGAGTAG
- a CDS encoding VOC family protein — MAVKKIEHLGIMVSDIERSVAFYTEVLGLKHVKTMLHNDGVIRLAFLAFPEAGETILELVEGYNGPVAAEGRVHHAAFTVDDLDAELARIKSLDVNLRDTEITTLPDGARYFFFYGPDGELLELFEPVV, encoded by the coding sequence ATGGCAGTGAAAAAAATCGAGCATCTTGGCATTATGGTATCCGATATTGAACGTTCCGTCGCTTTTTATACGGAGGTGCTTGGCTTAAAGCATGTAAAGACGATGCTGCATAACGACGGAGTCATTCGTCTGGCGTTCCTCGCCTTTCCTGAAGCGGGAGAGACCATTCTGGAGCTGGTAGAAGGCTACAACGGGCCGGTCGCCGCAGAAGGACGGGTTCACCATGCCGCTTTTACGGTCGACGATCTGGATGCCGAGCTGGCGCGGATCAAATCATTAGATGTCAATCTGCGGGATACCGAAATTACGACACTGCCGGATGGAGCGCGTTACTTTTTCTTTTACGGTCCTGACGGTGAACTGTTGGAATTGTTTGAGCCAGTCGTTTAA
- a CDS encoding type I phosphomannose isomerase catalytic subunit yields the protein MTVQPYPLQFKPEMKERVWGGRALEKFDLELPEGAIGEGWMIGDHPNGTTKVTNGELAGKGLDYIREQYGREWFGSNGFSEKNGRFPLLIKLLDCNDDLSIQVHPTDDYDRLPAGELGKTEMWYILDAKPDAKIIYGLRDKVDRSAMETAIREGRIMDTLQEVPVKAGDAFYIPAGTVHALCAGVVVAEIQQNSDTTYRLYDYNRPGLDGKLRELHIEDSLNVIAYDGAGATRMTSTETAPGEWLTIASSPYFVVEKGVVAAPWKLETSPESFAILVIAEGSGTIAWEGGEKPVKNGECYLLPANLGAYKLDGQMTVLRSVVPGR from the coding sequence ATGACTGTACAACCTTATCCGCTGCAATTCAAACCGGAAATGAAAGAACGTGTATGGGGCGGCCGCGCGCTGGAAAAGTTTGACCTTGAGCTGCCGGAAGGGGCCATCGGCGAAGGCTGGATGATCGGCGACCACCCGAACGGCACGACGAAAGTAACGAACGGCGAACTGGCCGGAAAAGGGCTGGATTACATCCGTGAACAATATGGGCGCGAATGGTTCGGCAGCAATGGCTTCTCCGAGAAAAACGGGCGTTTCCCGCTGCTTATCAAGCTGCTCGACTGCAACGATGATCTGTCGATTCAAGTTCACCCGACGGACGATTATGACCGGCTCCCTGCCGGCGAGCTCGGCAAAACCGAAATGTGGTACATCTTGGATGCCAAGCCGGACGCCAAAATCATTTACGGTTTGCGCGATAAGGTCGACCGGTCGGCGATGGAGACGGCCATCCGGGAAGGCCGCATCATGGATACGCTGCAAGAAGTGCCGGTCAAAGCCGGCGATGCCTTCTATATCCCCGCAGGAACCGTTCATGCGCTTTGCGCAGGCGTGGTCGTTGCAGAAATTCAGCAAAACTCGGATACGACTTACCGGCTGTACGACTACAACCGCCCGGGTCTGGACGGCAAGCTGCGAGAGCTGCACATCGAGGATTCGCTGAATGTGATTGCTTACGATGGTGCCGGCGCAACCCGCATGACATCGACGGAGACGGCTCCGGGCGAATGGCTTACCATCGCCTCCTCGCCGTATTTTGTTGTGGAAAAAGGCGTTGTAGCCGCGCCTTGGAAGCTGGAGACTTCGCCGGAAAGCTTCGCTATTCTGGTCATCGCCGAAGGAAGCGGCACCATCGCTTGGGAAGGCGGCGAAAAACCGGTGAAAAACGGCGAATGCTACTTGCTGCCGGCTAACCTTGGCGCTTATAAGCTGGACGGCCAAATGACCGTGCTTCGCAGCGTAGTGCCCGGCCGCTAA
- a CDS encoding B12-binding domain-containing radical SAM protein encodes MKVVLSTLNAKYIHTSLALRCLKAYSAHEFDIDIAEYTIKDPAMNIVSDLFERKPDVIGFSCYIWNIEETITVINMLRKIMPEVHIILGGPEVSYDTEHWMERIPEVDFIVVGEGEETFNHLLKEIEGTRKYHMVFGIAYRKQREGYKEILLNPGRPKLDLATLPSPHRFDEDLPNLGNRIVYFETSRGCPFSCQFCLSSIEVGVRYFDMERTKADILYLIEQGAKLIKFVDRTFNIKRDYALEMFKFLIENHNGCVFQFEITADIMRPEVLDYLAEHAPAGIFRFEIGVQSTNDITNLAVQRRQNWTKLVRTVTKVKDSGKIDQHLDLIAGLPHEDYDTFRKTFNDVFALRPEELQLGFLKMLRGTGLRNDADKFGYVYMDRAPYEMLGNDLMPFADIVRIKRVEDVLEKYWNAHRMDHTLLYLVDRVFASPFDFFQAFGDFWERRGWQKIGHQLEDLYTRLWSFLTEEGARLSEGRLDPDIAFGLMKLDYYSGHHYKPRKTWWDAVMDKSDWNSWLKRLAERPEDISAEFAGLGLAERELQKHAVLEKLPFDLKRYLDSGTIDKTNGTLLLTLYALEGAGNKRPAPKMFTLQLDRQAASL; translated from the coding sequence ATGAAAGTTGTTCTTTCCACACTGAATGCCAAATATATTCATACATCGCTTGCGCTCCGCTGCTTGAAGGCGTACAGCGCTCACGAATTTGATATTGATATTGCCGAGTATACGATTAAAGACCCGGCGATGAACATCGTTTCGGATCTGTTTGAGCGGAAACCCGACGTAATTGGCTTCTCCTGTTATATTTGGAACATCGAAGAGACGATAACCGTCATTAATATGCTTCGCAAAATTATGCCTGAGGTGCATATTATTTTGGGCGGTCCTGAAGTCAGCTATGACACCGAACATTGGATGGAACGGATACCCGAGGTTGATTTTATCGTGGTGGGCGAAGGGGAAGAGACGTTTAACCATCTGCTGAAAGAGATCGAAGGCACCCGCAAATACCATATGGTATTTGGCATCGCCTACCGGAAGCAGCGTGAAGGATACAAGGAAATATTGCTGAATCCCGGACGCCCGAAGCTGGACCTCGCCACGCTGCCGTCACCGCACCGGTTTGATGAGGATTTGCCTAATCTGGGGAACCGCATCGTCTATTTCGAGACGAGCCGCGGCTGTCCGTTCAGCTGCCAGTTTTGCCTCTCCAGCATTGAAGTTGGCGTACGCTACTTCGATATGGAGCGGACGAAAGCGGACATTTTGTACCTGATTGAGCAAGGCGCCAAGCTGATCAAATTTGTAGACCGGACGTTCAACATTAAACGGGATTATGCGCTCGAAATGTTTAAGTTTCTGATCGAAAATCATAACGGCTGCGTATTCCAGTTTGAAATTACAGCGGACATTATGCGGCCTGAGGTGCTTGATTATTTGGCTGAGCACGCGCCGGCGGGCATTTTCCGCTTTGAGATCGGCGTTCAGTCGACGAATGATATTACGAACCTGGCCGTGCAGCGCCGCCAGAACTGGACGAAGCTTGTCCGTACCGTAACCAAGGTGAAGGACTCCGGCAAAATCGACCAGCATTTGGACCTCATTGCCGGCCTTCCGCATGAAGACTATGACACGTTCCGCAAAACGTTTAACGATGTGTTCGCCCTCCGTCCGGAAGAGCTGCAGCTTGGCTTCCTGAAGATGCTGCGCGGTACCGGGCTGCGGAACGACGCGGACAAATTCGGCTACGTGTATATGGACCGCGCTCCGTATGAAATGCTGGGCAACGACTTGATGCCGTTCGCTGACATCGTGAGGATTAAGCGGGTCGAGGATGTGCTGGAGAAGTATTGGAACGCGCACCGGATGGATCATACGCTGCTCTATTTGGTTGACCGCGTATTTGCATCGCCGTTTGATTTCTTCCAGGCGTTTGGCGACTTCTGGGAACGGCGCGGCTGGCAAAAAATCGGCCATCAGCTTGAAGACTTGTATACACGCTTATGGTCGTTTTTGACGGAGGAAGGAGCCCGGCTGTCCGAAGGCCGGCTTGATCCGGACATTGCGTTTGGTTTAATGAAGCTCGACTATTACAGCGGGCATCACTACAAGCCGCGGAAAACATGGTGGGACGCCGTCATGGACAAAAGCGACTGGAACAGCTGGCTGAAGCGCCTTGCCGAACGGCCGGAGGACATATCGGCGGAATTTGCCGGGCTTGGCCTTGCGGAGCGGGAGCTGCAGAAACACGCCGTTCTGGAAAAGCTGCCGTTTGATTTGAAGCGGTACTTGGACAGCGGGACTATTGATAAAACGAACGGAACGCTGCTGCTTACGCTGTACGCGCTTGAGGGAGCAGGCAACAAACGGCCTGCGCCTAAAATGTTTACATTGCAGCTGGACCGCCAGGCGGCCTCGCTGTAA